The Virgibacillus siamensis sequence GTAAGCTTGTCAATATTTTAATCCATCTATAAATGAATGCATTGATGCAGCATAAGACTTTCAAGCAAAGTTTGATAATCATGTTGTTAAAATGGATATAAGGTTGTGAACGAATGTATTTAATCTAATGGGGATGCTCCATGAAACTTGATCTAATCTGAGGGGGGACAATATGATGAATTTTACGGGATGGAAACATCAGAACGTTTGTGAAGTACACGACGGTTGCGGGTTCTACATCAGAGCTACGGAGGGGGGAGCGTGCGATGTGTGAGAAGATGCACGTTGACGAATTGGAAATTGACGAGCGTCTTGTACGTAGTTTGCTTGTCGATCAGTTCCCACAATGGGCAAAACTGCCCCTACGTCGGGTCGAGCCAATTGGCACGGTAAACGCTATTTTTCGACTTGGCGACGAATATTCTGTTCGGCTCGCACGGAGGACAGGACCGACGACACCAGGAAGTCGCGAATTCACATGGCTGCCAAAACTTGCACCATTAGTTTCGCTTGATATCCCTATGCCTATCGCTCAGGGGCGTCCCAATAACGAATACCCATGGTTTTGGGAGGTACATACCTGGGTTGATGGCGATACAGTGCCTATAGAGGAGATTGATGAGATTCAGGCAGCGCGTGATCTTGCAGAGTTCATCGCAGCACTACAACAAGTTGATTCATCGGCAGGGCCGTTAGGACGTGGCATTCCTTTGGCACAACTGGACAAGGACTTTCGATACTGGCTGACACGATTTGATGGCGACCCTGCAGTTTCTGCTGTTTGGGAGTCGGCTATTGCTGCGCCTCCGTGGAACGGTCCTCCTGTTTGGCATCACGGCGATCTAGATGTACGTAACTGGCTTGTACGAAATAAGCGCATTAGCGGTGTGATTGATTGGGGTGAAATGGGCATCGGCGATCCTGCGTGCGATGTAATGGTCGCATGGAAGTTACATTCGCCAGTGGCGCGTGATGCGTTCCGTGAGGCTTTTCCGATGGATGACGCTACGTGGACGAGGGCGCGTGGATGGGTAGTATTACAGGCAGTCGCAATCCTTGCTTACTACACACCGCAAAACAATCCGGTTCTTTATAATGAAGCGAAAGCCTGGCTTGATCTAGCGCTGGGAGACTAATTGTTTTGAATGGCGAAGTGGGGGAGGCTCCTTAATTATTCATCTCTGAAATGGAACATAGGGAGGAATTTGTCTAAGACAATTCAGTGATTTTAGGATTAAGACATAACTTATTTATGCCATAATACGAACGGGCGCCAGAAACGGATAAGACCTGGGCTCTTTCTTGGTTTGTTGGGCAATTTTGTAAGTAAATGATTTTACTATTGGGATTAATCTCTGAAAGGGGTGAGGTTCCCTGAATAAATTTTTATTGCATATTGAGGGGTTAGTGGTTCTGGCATTAAGCATTTATTTTTACTTCCATCTGCAATTTAGTTGGATTGTGTTTGTGATTTTATTGTTAGCACCAGATTTGTCAGCACTCGGGTACTTAAAAAATATAAAGGTTGGTTCGGTGCTGTATAATTTTTTCCATACATACAGCATTCCAGCAGTAATAATGATATGCGGTTTATTGATACATAACAGTATTGCTTTAATGATTAGCTTAATTTGGATAGCGCATCTCGGGATGGATAGAATGCTTGGCTATGGATTGAAATATCCAACAAAGTTTCAAGATACTCATCTTAATCGTGTCTGAGTGGTCTTCAATTAAAGGGCGCTTTTCCCTAATAATAGCGCCAATATGACGTAATACGAAGGGCCATTCTGCGGAATAAATCTTGAATAAAAAAGGAGATTGTTTCATGACTAAGGGATTATTTCACCATATTGAGATATACGTTTCAGATTTAAAAAGGTCAACTGAGTTTTGGGGATGGTTTCTCGAAGAGCTCGGATATACTACTTTTCAGGAATGGAATGGCGGACAAAGCTGGAAATTAGAAGATACTTATATCGTCTTTGTACAAACAGAAGAAAGGTTTTTGGATGTCCCATATCATAGGTGTCGGGTTGGTCTTAACCATTTAGCATTTCACGCAGATTCACGGCAACATGTCGATGAAATGCTTGAAAAGCTAAATACTAAAGGAATCAATATTCTTTATGAGGATAAGTTAGCAATAGGTAAGCCTTTGAAATTATCTCCAGCTTTTCCCCTGCTCCACACCAAGGACGTGCCAGTTTCCCAGCATCCGGCGCTCCATCTACCGATTTATAATTGATTATAAGTTCTTCGTTACTTTTAGACGTGAGATAATTCTACCTCTTCCAGCCCGCATTCCATTCGGTATTGATTTAGTTTCTTTATTATTGAGTAGTTCAATCCGAATTTCTGTGTCTCGGATGCAATTATTTCGTTATCTTTACGATGTATAAGCCGATGTATGTCTTTATGAAGAATACGAAGATTGTTAAACCTATCCGTTCCTCCAAGATGTTTGGGTGTATAATGATGACAGTGAACTTCATAAGCAGTTAAATTCCAACCTGTGATTTCGCATTTGCCTATTTTCATACTAAAACGACTAATGCGATTATCCATGTACTCAACTGTTCTATCTGGGAGATTTGCCTTCATTAGTACGCTGATTTCAAATTCAATATTTGGCTTTAATTTATCGTAAATTTTCTTTCTGCCTTCTTCTGTAAAAAGAGATAATGATGGACTAAAGTTCATGGCATTTACTGTTTTGACGTTTCCTATAGGAAACAGGTGTACAGTGGCAATTTTGAACGTTTTAAATCCTTTACTATAAAACTTCTTATAGGTTGAAGTAGGATTGATTGGATGTCCATATTTCCCAACAGTACGAAGGCGATTGTACAGAAAGGCCTTTAGATCATAGGCAAGACGTGAGAATTCTGGATTGACATGTGTAGCTCTGTTAAAATAATTGTGAATACCTAAAACAAAACTGTTAAAGCGTAAAGCATTTTGGACTGTAGGGGAGTCTTTCATCCTTCGGATGTGCATTTTAGCTTGTTCTTTAAGTTTCTCCCGTTTCTTACGTTTGATGCCTGTATGGGCAACCCTTTTATCCTTCTTTATATTGGCTTTAATGGTAAACCCTAAGAATTCGGATTCTCTTTTTCGCAAATTCACAATCTGCGACTTTTCTGGTGAGATATCCAGTTTTAAACGTTCTTTAATATATAATCTAACTGCATGGTACCACTTTTGGGCTGTTTTTCCATCTCGGCAGAGAATTTTAAAATCGTCCGCGTAGCGGACGAGGTAACCTTCTTTGAGGTTTGAACGTTTCTTCGCATATCTTTCTCCAACTTGAGATTTATAGTTTTTCGAGAGGGGGAAAAACTCCCACTGATCTGCAACCCACTGGTCTAAATCATTTAATACAACGTTCGATAATATCGTTGATAAGATACCGCCCTGGGGTATACCTTTAGATGGCACTCCTTCTTTATCAATTTCAGCTTTTAGCATCTTAGATATACAAGCTAATACTTTTCTATCATGGATGCCTAAATTCCATAACTGTTTGATGAGAAGTGTATGATTAACATTATCGAAAAACCCCTTGATATCAATGTCCACAACATAATGAAGCTGCGATTGATTAATTAGGAATTGTACTCTTGCCATAGCATTATGAGTAGACCGTAACGGTCTGAATCCATAGCTATGTTTATAAAAATGGGCTTCAGCAATTGGCTCAAGAACTTGTTTAAAACACTGTTGAATGATACGGTCAAGAATGCATGGAATGCCAAGTGGTCTTAATTTACCGTTTTCCTTTTCAATCCATTTTCTTCTGACCTTCTTAGGATGATAGTTTTTTAGTTTTGTTTGAATTACGTTCACTAATTCATTTTCCGTAAGCCTTTTGATATCTTTGATGGTTTTTCCATCTGTGCCAGATGTTTTCGACCCTTTATTAGATTTGACCATCCTATAAGCTAGTATAATGTTCTCTCGTGATGTAATCATTTCATATAAATGGTTAAATGAATGGTTGTTACTAGCCCTCTTGTGTAAATCCGTAAAAGTTTCCGTCATATTGTAGTAATCCCAATATCTCAAAGTTGACACTGTGGCATCCCTCCCAAAGAGTGATGTTCCCACATTCCTACCCGATCGGTGTCATTCACGTGAAGAAAATAATCATTCTAATTCGCTAGACTTGGGGCTGTTCCTCCACTCCCATTACAGAGATTCATCAGTCGTACCCCTACCTTCGCAAGGATAAATGTATTTCGACTTTCGCCTTATTACAAACGTTTCGGATGACAGTCCTTCTTTCAACGTTCCTTACTTCCCAAGTACCTTACAACGTAGCTATCCATTTTAGACGTAGGTGCTTCCTTTAAGCCTGCGAGCACGATACCGCCATTGTTCGGTATAGCGTATTTCAGAGGGCGCAGTTTTACTCTACACCACTCGCCCCAACGTTAGCTGGGACATAGCTTTACACTATGTTCAAACTTTAGACCCTTACATTCGGAAGTTTGTCAGTTCGCTTCTAGTGGAACATTCTCACCGTGTCTACTTTTTCAGCCATCCGGCATATCAGTTAGCATACCTTTTCCAATTGGAATGGATTTAGCCTTCCTTCTGCCGACTCTACCTGTGCTTCGTACCCCATGAACTGTCATTCATGACGCACGCAGGAATATTGATGGGATGGTTTCAGGAAACATGGTTCCATCATTCCCATCCTCCGTTGTAACGTTAAAATTAATAGAATTCCCCGCATGTTCACCCTTGAGAGGGTTTATAGCGGAACTTGTCGCGCGCACCCATTTGTCGGGGATGAAAACTATTATGCCCTTTATTTTGAAGACCCTGATAGAATAAAAGTAGAGCTTGTTGCACCTTAAGCTATCTTCCTTTATACGATCGGGCGCATTTCTGGATTTGAAGGAACTGCGCCTTTTTTCATGATAAGGGCAATTATGGAATAAGGATTGTTAGTCGTTTCACATATGATGCTATTCCTAAGGAGCACACTTTATCAGAAATTACACAGACAAAGAAAGTAGAATCATATACAATAATATTGTTTATGATTTTAGAATTAGAAAGGTGAATTTTATGATAAAAGGTGAAAACATACATATACGGACATTTAATAACGATGACGCTCAATCTATGCTGAATTTACAAAAAGGAAACCGTAATTTTTTCGAGGTACAATCAAAGGGCAACTAGAAAGGATGAAAAAGGCTAACGAAAATATTAAACAAGATGAGGACTATTATTTTGGGATTTTTGAAAATGATGAGAACAAGCTAGTAGGTACTATCAATCTTTTTCATATCTTTTTCATATTCTCCGTGGATCATCCCAAAGTGCTGTTATCGGCTACTTCTTAGATGAAAAATATTATAATGCCGTAAACTGGGTAATTTAGAAGCAATTTCTTTATTCACCAAACGAACGCGCTCATTGAATAACTCCGATCTTCCAACTGATAAATTAATATGTTGACTTTTTTCGTAATCTATATTAGCTTAGAATTCAATAATTGAATATTTTTGCAGACCACTAGGGGTGCCTTTATAAAAGGCTGAGATCAGAGTGATTGACTTTGGGACCCTTTGAACTTGATACGGTTGATACCGGCGAAGGGAAGTGGTGGGACGGATGCTGTTTATTTGTTTTTCAAAATATTTACGGTCGTTCAAACCACTTCCTTATGTTTGGGGAAGTGGTTTTTTATTTTATCTCTATTTCTTATAAAAAGGGGTGAATTGATATAGCAGAACTTCATGTGATTTCCACGGGAAAACAGTCGCCGGGGACACTGGCTGGGATTCTTGAAAAAATACATCCGTATGTTGACTTTTTTCATCTAAGGGAAAAGCGCTGGACAAATCAGGAGATGGTTACAACAATACATCTGTTTATTTCCAAAGGGATTCCGCTTGAAAAAATTATAATTAACAGTCGTATAGAGGTTGCACAGAGTATGCATACACATGGTGTCCAACTGACACACACTGCGGATGTGGAAATGGTGCGAAAAGCGCATGGTTCACTGTATATTGGCTGTTCAGTGCATTCTTTGGGAAGAGCTGTTTACGCGGATGAACATGGTGCTGACTTTTTGCTTTATGGCCATATTTTCGAAACGCAGTCAAAGCCGGGGCTGAAACCCAGGGGCTTGAGCAGTTTGAAAAATATTGCTCAGAATACAAAGACACCAGTGATTGCGATTGGCGGGATAACGCCTGAAAATACTCCGGTTGTGGTTGAAAACGGTGCAACAGGAGTAGCGGTATTGTCAGGTATTTTACTGTCAGATGATCCAGTTAAGGCTGCCCAAAAATATCGAAAAGCTTTAGATGAAAAGCGCTTGAATTAGGGAGGGAAACGATGAAACAGCATTATGATGTCATTATTGTCGGCGGGGGAGTTATCGGCTGTTCTGTTGCATTTCAATTGTGTAAACGAGATTACCGTGTACTGGTAGTTGAAAAAGACAGTCTGGCGGGAAAAGCCTCAGGAGCTGCGGCAGGAATGTTGGGAGCGCAGGCGGAGTCGGAGAAGAATAATCCGTTGTTTCCAATTGCAAAAGAAAGCAGGGCGATGTTTCTCGGCTTGGCTGAGGAGCTCCGATCATTGACCGGTATCGATATCGAACTTATCCAAAGTGGTATTTTGAAAATTGCCCGGACGAACGAGGAAGCTGCTGAATTTAAGGATATTGCTGCATTTCAGCAAAAGCTGCACAAGGCAGATGACCATCAAGTTAAAGTCTCCAAATCTACTAACAGGGTTGCGCAATGGCTTACTCCGGAAAAAATTCTGCAGCAGGAGCAGGTACTTTCCGAAAACCTGTCTGGCGGCTTATGGTTGCCGGAAGACGGTCAGGTAAACCCGCCGCTTCTGACCAAGGCATATGCACAGGCCGCCGCGGTTCTGGGGGCAAAAGTAATGGAATATACAGCTGTACAGGGTCTTGTAATCGAATACAATTGCGTTGTCGGTGTGAAAACCGGTACAGAGACCATTTTTGCGGATGAAGTTATTGTGGCGGCAGGTGCATGGTCCGAACAACTTCTTAATAACACAGGATTGAAGCTGGATTCTTATCCTGTTAAAGGGGAATGTTTTTCCGTCCGTCATCATGGCCAACTTATCACGTCCAGTATTTTTTCAACAAGCTGCTATATTGTCCCAAAAGTCGGTGGGCGAATAATCATTGGGGCTACCCAAAAGCCGCATACATTTGATGAAACGGTCAGTCTTAATAGTCTGTTACGTCTAATGGAAGATGCCGTATCTATTATCCCGGCATTAAAGGAAACCAAATGGGAAAAAGCGTGGGCTGGAGTCCGGCCGCAAACAGGTGACGGTTTGCCATATTTGGGAAGGCATCCGCGATTGGGAGGGCTAAGCCTCGCTGCCGGCCATTACCGAAATGGGATTTTGCTGGCTCCAATCACAGGCCTGCTAATGGCTGACTTAATGGATGGTAGCGAGATTGATAGTGTTTTCCGTACTGACCGGATGTTGACGCAAAAGGAGGGGTCTACATGAAACTTGTCATCAATGGCAATGATATTCAGTTGGATGAAAGTGTGTTTACCATAACAGATGTCATGGACCATTATCATATCGACAATAAGGTTGTGATTGTTGAGCATAACGGGGAAATAATCGACCAGTCGATTTATTCGAAACGCACTTTAGCAGACGGCGATAAAATTGAATTCGTACAATTTGTAGGAGGCGGTTGAAATGTTGACAATTGGAGAAAAAAATCTAAAGTCACGATTACTGTTAGGTACAGGAAAATATCCGGATTTTGACATGCAAAAGAAAGCTGTGGATGTGTCAGAAACGGATGTATTAACATTTTCAGTTAGAAGAATGAATATTTTCGAGCCATCACATCCAAATTTTCTGGAAAAATTGGATGCTAAAAAGTACCATTTATTACCGAATACTGCAGGTGCGAAAACAGCGGAAGAAGCGATACGAACAGCAAGATTAGCCAAAGCATCCGGCCTTTGCGACATGATTAAAGTCGAGGTGATCGGTTGTGACAAAACACTACTGCCCGATCCGGTGGAAACGTTAAAGGCAACAGAAGAATTGCTGAAGGAAGGCTTTACGGTATTGCCATATACGTCCGATGATCTTGTCCTGGCGCGAAAGCTTGAAGAACTCGGAGCACATGCTATTATGCCTGGTGCATCGCCAATTGGATCCGGCCAGGGGATTCTCAACCAGTTTCAATTAAGTTTGATCATTGAACAGGCGAATGTACCTGTCATTGTTGATGCAGGTATTGGGTCCCCTAAAGATGCGGCAATAGCCATGGAACTTGGTGCTAGCGGAGTACTATTGAATACAGCTGTTTCTGCCGCCGACGATCCAGTCAAGATGGCGGAAGCGATGAAATATGCCATAAAAGCAGGCCGCCTCGGTTATGAAGCGGGACGGATTGCCAAAAAGCACTATGCAACAGCAAGCAGTCCGATGGAAGGAATCAGTGTTTAATGGACGAACGGTATTCCAGACAAATCCTATTTCCGGGCATTGGTGAATCGGGGCAGCAGCTGTTAAAAGAAAAACATGTACTGATTGTCGGTGCAGGCGCACTCGGAACCGGTAATGCCGAAATGTTAACACGTGCAGGAATTGGAAAGCTAACTATAGTGGATCGTGATTATGTGGAATGGAGCAATCTGCATCGCCAGCAGCTGTATACCGAAAACGATGCACGCGAACGAATTCCAAAAGCAGTCGCAGCAAAAAGAAGGCTGAAGCAGGTGAACAGTGACGTTTCCATTGATGCACAAATAATGGACGTAACACCGCAAGAGTTGGAGCGTATTTGCGATGGGATCGACTTAATTATCGATGCAACAGACAATTTCGATATCCGGATGATGATGAATGATATTGCGCATAAGTATAAGGTTCCATGGATTTATGGCTCCTGTGTCAGCAGTTATGGAATTAGTTACACAATTATCCCTGGAGTTACACCATGTCTGCACTGCTTGATGCGGCAGGTTCCGATTGGCGGGATGACATGTGATACGAACGGAATAATCAGCCCCGTGGTACAGATGGTCACAGCCTATCAGTCAGTGGAGGCATTGAAACTGTTGACAAAGAATGAGAATGCACTACGCAACAGGCTCGTTTCGTTTGATTTATGGACCAATCAGCATACTTCCATAAATGTGGAAAAACTGAAAAATAAGGATTGCCGGACTTGTGGCGAAAGGCCGACATATCCGTTTCTGGCATATGAAAACCAGACAAAAGCCGCAGTCCTGTGTGGCAGAGATACGGTCCAAATTCGGCCGAAAAAACAAGGGGACCGTGATTGGGAAAACCTCGCATTTAACTTATCCAAAATTGGAAACGTCGAGCAAAACCCGTTCCTTTTGTCGTTTACAACCGACGGCAATCGGCTGGTTCTCTTTCGGGATGGACGTGTACTCGTGCATGGAACGAATGATGTTGTTCACGCAAAAACGTTGTATAATCGTTATTTTGGCTAAAAGGTGGGCAAATAATGAACAGCTCGGAAATTGAAGTAATGAATCTTAACGCATCGACGGATAAAGAAGCACCGAAGTACATGGGAGACTACTTGGTAAATCTACAGCTGGTAACCACCAATTTTCCGGAAAAAGTCATCGAAAGGGAAGGGGAACTGCCTACCAGATTACCAGTTAAACCTTTTGGAGTTGCTATTCCACATACAGGCCCGGAATATGTTTTCCAAAGTAAACTTCTG is a genomic window containing:
- a CDS encoding aminoglycoside phosphotransferase family protein: MCEKMHVDELEIDERLVRSLLVDQFPQWAKLPLRRVEPIGTVNAIFRLGDEYSVRLARRTGPTTPGSREFTWLPKLAPLVSLDIPMPIAQGRPNNEYPWFWEVHTWVDGDTVPIEEIDEIQAARDLAEFIAALQQVDSSAGPLGRGIPLAQLDKDFRYWLTRFDGDPAVSAVWESAIAAPPWNGPPVWHHGDLDVRNWLVRNKRISGVIDWGEMGIGDPACDVMVAWKLHSPVARDAFREAFPMDDATWTRARGWVVLQAVAILAYYTPQNNPVLYNEAKAWLDLALGD
- a CDS encoding DUF4260 domain-containing protein produces the protein MHIEGLVVLALSIYFYFHLQFSWIVFVILLLAPDLSALGYLKNIKVGSVLYNFFHTYSIPAVIMICGLLIHNSIALMISLIWIAHLGMDRMLGYGLKYPTKFQDTHLNRV
- a CDS encoding VOC family protein — translated: MTKGLFHHIEIYVSDLKRSTEFWGWFLEELGYTTFQEWNGGQSWKLEDTYIVFVQTEERFLDVPYHRCRVGLNHLAFHADSRQHVDEMLEKLNTKGINILYEDKLAIGKPLKLSPAFPLLHTKDVPVSQHPALHLPIYN
- the ltrA gene encoding group II intron reverse transcriptase/maturase produces the protein MSTLRYWDYYNMTETFTDLHKRASNNHSFNHLYEMITSRENIILAYRMVKSNKGSKTSGTDGKTIKDIKRLTENELVNVIQTKLKNYHPKKVRRKWIEKENGKLRPLGIPCILDRIIQQCFKQVLEPIAEAHFYKHSYGFRPLRSTHNAMARVQFLINQSQLHYVVDIDIKGFFDNVNHTLLIKQLWNLGIHDRKVLACISKMLKAEIDKEGVPSKGIPQGGILSTILSNVVLNDLDQWVADQWEFFPLSKNYKSQVGERYAKKRSNLKEGYLVRYADDFKILCRDGKTAQKWYHAVRLYIKERLKLDISPEKSQIVNLRKRESEFLGFTIKANIKKDKRVAHTGIKRKKREKLKEQAKMHIRRMKDSPTVQNALRFNSFVLGIHNYFNRATHVNPEFSRLAYDLKAFLYNRLRTVGKYGHPINPTSTYKKFYSKGFKTFKIATVHLFPIGNVKTVNAMNFSPSLSLFTEEGRKKIYDKLKPNIEFEISVLMKANLPDRTVEYMDNRISRFSMKIGKCEITGWNLTAYEVHCHHYTPKHLGGTDRFNNLRILHKDIHRLIHRKDNEIIASETQKFGLNYSIIKKLNQYRMECGLEEVELSHV
- a CDS encoding thiamine phosphate synthase; amino-acid sequence: MISTGKQSPGTLAGILEKIHPYVDFFHLREKRWTNQEMVTTIHLFISKGIPLEKIIINSRIEVAQSMHTHGVQLTHTADVEMVRKAHGSLYIGCSVHSLGRAVYADEHGADFLLYGHIFETQSKPGLKPRGLSSLKNIAQNTKTPVIAIGGITPENTPVVVENGATGVAVLSGILLSDDPVKAAQKYRKALDEKRLN
- the thiO gene encoding glycine oxidase ThiO — translated: MKQHYDVIIVGGGVIGCSVAFQLCKRDYRVLVVEKDSLAGKASGAAAGMLGAQAESEKNNPLFPIAKESRAMFLGLAEELRSLTGIDIELIQSGILKIARTNEEAAEFKDIAAFQQKLHKADDHQVKVSKSTNRVAQWLTPEKILQQEQVLSENLSGGLWLPEDGQVNPPLLTKAYAQAAAVLGAKVMEYTAVQGLVIEYNCVVGVKTGTETIFADEVIVAAGAWSEQLLNNTGLKLDSYPVKGECFSVRHHGQLITSSIFSTSCYIVPKVGGRIIIGATQKPHTFDETVSLNSLLRLMEDAVSIIPALKETKWEKAWAGVRPQTGDGLPYLGRHPRLGGLSLAAGHYRNGILLAPITGLLMADLMDGSEIDSVFRTDRMLTQKEGST
- the thiS gene encoding sulfur carrier protein ThiS — translated: MKLVINGNDIQLDESVFTITDVMDHYHIDNKVVIVEHNGEIIDQSIYSKRTLADGDKIEFVQFVGGG
- a CDS encoding thiazole synthase; this encodes MLTIGEKNLKSRLLLGTGKYPDFDMQKKAVDVSETDVLTFSVRRMNIFEPSHPNFLEKLDAKKYHLLPNTAGAKTAEEAIRTARLAKASGLCDMIKVEVIGCDKTLLPDPVETLKATEELLKEGFTVLPYTSDDLVLARKLEELGAHAIMPGASPIGSGQGILNQFQLSLIIEQANVPVIVDAGIGSPKDAAIAMELGASGVLLNTAVSAADDPVKMAEAMKYAIKAGRLGYEAGRIAKKHYATASSPMEGISV
- a CDS encoding thiazole biosynthesis adenylyltransferase ThiF; the encoded protein is MDERYSRQILFPGIGESGQQLLKEKHVLIVGAGALGTGNAEMLTRAGIGKLTIVDRDYVEWSNLHRQQLYTENDARERIPKAVAAKRRLKQVNSDVSIDAQIMDVTPQELERICDGIDLIIDATDNFDIRMMMNDIAHKYKVPWIYGSCVSSYGISYTIIPGVTPCLHCLMRQVPIGGMTCDTNGIISPVVQMVTAYQSVEALKLLTKNENALRNRLVSFDLWTNQHTSINVEKLKNKDCRTCGERPTYPFLAYENQTKAAVLCGRDTVQIRPKKQGDRDWENLAFNLSKIGNVEQNPFLLSFTTDGNRLVLFRDGRVLVHGTNDVVHAKTLYNRYFG
- a CDS encoding PTS sugar transporter subunit IIA codes for the protein MNSSEIEVMNLNASTDKEAPKYMGDYLVNLQLVTTNFPEKVIEREGELPTRLPVKPFGVAIPHTGPEYVFQSKLLIGALKHPVVWGS